AGTTCGGGAAAAAACAATCGTTGGAATTTCAGACCTTCGGGACGAGTCTGATAGGGAAGGAATCAGGGTTGTTATCGAACTTTCCCGGGGCACGAATCCTAAAGTCGTTTTAAACCAGCTCTATAAACACACACAAATGGAAACCACTTTTGGGATAATTAACCTGGCTCTTGTTGATGGAAAGCCAAAGGAGTTGAACCTGAAAGAACTTCTTGAAATCTACCTGGAATACAGGATGGAGATTATCCAGAAGCGGACGCTTTATGACCTCAGAAAGAGCGAGGAGCGAGCCCATATCCTTGAAGGGCTGAAAATTGCCCTGGATAACATAGACGCCGTTGTTGCTCTTATAAAGGGCTCGGCAAACGCGGATGAAGCAAAGCGAGGTTTGATGGAGAATTTCGCCCTTGATGAGATACAGTCAAAAGCTATCCTTGATATGCGGTTACAGCGCCTGACAGGGCTTGAGACTCAAAAGGTCATTGAGGAACTTGAGAGCCTTAAGAAGCTGATTGGTGAACTGGAGAAAATTATTGAAAGAGATGAACTCAAGTACGAGATAATCAGGAATGAACTCCTGGAGCTAAGGGAAAAATATAGCGACGCCCGCAGGACAAAAATCGTACCTGCAACTGCTGAGGTCAGGGAAGAGGATCTCATTCATGAAGAAGAAGTTGTGGTCACGATTACGAACGGAGGCTATATAAAACGCCTGCCTCTCAGCACTTATACGATGCAGCGCCGTGGAGGGCGGGGTATAATCGGCATGGAGATGAAGGAAGAAGATTTTGTGGAAAATCTTTTCATTGCTTCAACCCACGATTATATCCTGTTCTTTACAAACCTGGGAAGGATCTACTGGCAGAAAGTCTATGAGATCCCGGAAGGTTCCCGCCAGTCCAGAGGCAAAGCCATAGTAAACCTCCTTGAACTCCAGGAAGGCGAAATGATCAATGCCATGATCCCGGTTAAGGAGTTTGACGAAAACCATTTCCTGCTTATGGCAACACGGGCAGGCATTATTAAAAAGACGTCTCTCTCCGAGTTCAGGAACCCGAGAAAAGCAGGCATAATCGCAGTCACCCTTGATGAAGGCGATGAGCTTGTGAAGGTTCTGCTGACCGACGGGAAAAAGGAAGTGGTCATGGTATCCAGAAAAGGCAAAGCCATCCGCTTCTCGGAAGAAGATGTCCGCCCTATGGGCAGAACTGCAAGAGGTGTCCGCGGTATGACCCTTGACGGCCCTGACGACGAAGTTGTCAGCGTGGATCTTGTTGACGAGAACGCAACTCTCCTGACCGTTACTGAAAATGGCTTTGGCAAAAGAACTGAGTACTCCCAGTATCCTCTGCACCGCCGCGGCGGAAAAGGTGTGAAAACGATAGTCACCAGCGCGAGAAATGGCCCGGTTTCGAGAGTTCGGTCCGTAGCTCAGGATGACGAGCTTATCTTCACCAGCGCAGATGGCATAATAATCCGCATCCCGGTCAAAGATATCTCAATCCAGGGTAGAAACACTCAGGGTGTAAGGCTCATTAACCTCAAATCCGGCGACACAGTCGCAGGCGTGGCAAGAATCCAGAATGGAAAAGCCGAAGAGGAACTGAAACTCAAAGCCACCAGAGCCCGGCAAGCCGCAGAAGCAGCCTCAGCCGGCAATGAAACCGATCCTCAGGAAGACGAAGACGAAGAAGACTTTGAAGAGCCTGAAGAGTTTGAAGACCTCGAAGCCGCCGACGAAGAAGCCGAAGAAACCGAAAACGTTGATGAAGACGAGACCGAAGAAGTTGAAGAAGACTGAATAACGCAAGCGGGTGAAGAGAAATAACTTTTCACTCAAACTGCTGCCGGAATAAAGATTTTTTTGGGGATTGATTTCCGGCGGCGGTGTTTTTGTCCGGAGGGGAGCCGGGCGGAGATTTATTTCTCGAGGTGGGCTTTTTAAAATTGATTTTTCTGAGACTGAGTACCGGAAGGTTTAGTTTTTAGAATTTTAGATTTATGAGTCGGTTTTAAAGGAAATGTGACTTAGAAAACAGGGTTGGTACCGCCTGCGGAGCAGGCGGCGGAGACCGAAAAGAAACAAAAACAAAAGATTCCAAAACAAAAAAGGGATCAAACATTAAACAATCATCGTTTCTTATCGTTGCTAGCAACATTGTCACGACTAAAAGCTAAGAGAAAATCAATGATTCTAAAATTTAAGCTAATTTCTCAAGTATATTCTCCTTTCCATGCCGGAGCAAATATGCCTTAATTGTATTGGCTAACTTTGGCGGAATGTCAGAGAGTCTGTTGATTCTATTTCCTGCTATCTTTTCTAGATCTTCTTTTAGTTCTGAGTAGGAGATATCTTGTAAGGAAATTGTAATTATATGTTTTGCACCAGTACCTAAATATTCAGCTCCTACAGAAATTTCAACTTCTTCTTTTATTCCGGGTTTCAGAGAAATGGTCACATAATCTATTTTGTCCTTGATGTCCTCTAGATCGCTCTTGATTTCATCCACTTTGCTCTCGGTACGCGTTGAAATATCTTTTACCTGCTCTATGTCCTTACTGACAGCGCCCAGCATTTCGTGTACTTGGTCAAACCTATAAAATCCAAGGTTTGCTCTTTTACGGTCTGAGTATTCGCAGAGCAAACTGTAAAAGTTAGATGAGAACTCCCTGTTTCGAATTATCTCTTGCCATGCATCGGGATCTCTTTCTCTCACAACTGCGTTGTGGAAAATCTCACACATTTGTTGCCCCTGTTTATCTCCATATTCACGGAAGATTTTACAGCCTTCTTTAACATTCTCTGCTGCTTCCCTGTAGGAGTCCTTATTAAAGCAATCAATAAGAGCCTGCAAGAGATGGATGTAAGCCGAGACTCTATCTTTAATAATCTTAATTTGTGTTCTGTCTCTGATTTCTCTAAGCTTTTCTACTGCAAGTTTCAACTCATCTTCTTCATTAATTGTGCTTTTTAAGGCGTTTTCCAGATGACACTCAAAGACAGCATAGTCATAATAGTCAAGAAATATACCTTCTTTTTCTATTTCTTTCCAATCAGATACAAGCTTACAAAAAATTGAAGGTTTAACTATTCTTGCTTGACAGAAATCTTTCATAAATTTATAAAAAACATTGTGTGAGATTTCATAGGCTTTATAGTATTCAAGAGCTGCATTAGATACCCCAATATCTTCCTCGAACTCAAACAAGCTAGCACGTATTTCATAAATTCGTGCCAGTAAAAGTTCTTTATACCTGATATCTCGATCTTTTATTTTTTCTTCAATATCGCCGAGACTTTTCTCCCACTCTTCGAGATACTTCTTTTCTCCGGTCTTGTAGAAGTTCTCTTTCAGTAGATTATTAAAGTTCAATAGTGAAATAGAATATGCCCATCCGTCTCCTAACTCTTCAAGAATTGAGATACTTTGCAAATACAATTCCTTTGATTTTTCAAAATTATCCTTGCTATTTATCCCCATCTCTGAAAGTGTTTTTCTTGCATTACCCTCGTTCATCAACGCACGAGCGTAATCTGCGCTTGTTTTGGTAAAAATTTCTCTAGCATTGCCGTAAAGATTGACAGAAGTTTCAAGATTTTCCCTGTTATCAATACCCATATCTGCAAGTCTTTGTCTTGCAGCACCCTCGTTCATCAATGCAAGAGCGTAAGATGCGCTTGTTTTGGTAAAAATTTCTCTAGCATCACCGTAAAGACTGATAGCAGTTTCAAGATTTTCTTTACTGTCAATTCCCATTAAAGCAAGTGTTTGTCTTGCAGAACCCTCGTTAGTAAGTGCATGCGCATAATCTATGCTTATTGGGGAAAGAATATTCCTAGAATCACAGCAAAGAGTGATAACAGTCTCAAGATTTTCTTTGATATTAGTTCCCGTCAATGCGAGTGTTTGTCTTGCAGATCCCTCAGCCACCAACGAACGAGCGTAATCTATACTTGTCTTGGGAAATGTTTCCCTAGCTTCCTTGTAGAAACGGATAGAGGTTTCAAGATTTTTCCTGCTATCAATGCCCATTTCAGCAAGTATTTGCCTCGCATTGCCCTCATTCATCAACGCACCAGCATAGGATGCACTTGTTTTGGGAAATATCCTCCTAGCATCGCAAGAAAGACGGACAGAAGCTTCGAGATTCTCCCTACTATCAATACCCATATCTGCAAGTTTTAGTCTTGCATTGCCTTCGTTCGTCAAAGAGGAAGCATACTCTGAACTTGTTTTGGGAAAAATCTCCCGACTATCTATGTAAAAACGGATAGCAGTTTCAAGATTTTCCTTGCTATCAATACCCATATCTGCAAGTCTTTGTCTTGCAGAGCCCTCGCTCATCAACGAGTGAGCATACTCTGTGCTTGTTTTGGTAACTATTTTCCTCGCTTCCCCATATAAATGTACAGCAGTTTCAAGATTTTCTCTATTGTCAATGCCCATTTCAGCAAGTATTTGTCTCGCATTACCCTCGTTAATTAATGAAAAAGCATAATCAACACTTGTTTTTGGGAAGTATTCCCTAGCATCACCAAAGATACGGACAGCAGTTTCAAGATTTTCCTTGCTGTCAATACCATTTTCAGCAAGTGCGTGTCTTGCAGTACCCTCGTTAAACAATAAACGCACATATTCAGTGCTTGTTTTGGGGAATATTTCCCTACCTTCCATGTAAAGACGGATAGCAGTTTCAAGGTTATTTATACTGTCAATACCCATTTCGGCGAGTTTTATCCTCGTGTTACCCTCTTTCATCAGTGTATCCGCGTAATTTATGCTTTTTTCGGGGAAATTTTTTCTAGCATTGTCATAAAGATGAATAGATGTTTCAAGATTTTCCTTACTGTCAATGCCCATTTCGGCAAGTTTTATTCGTGCATCACCCTCTTTTATCAGGACATCCGCATAACTCGTGCTTTTTTTGGGGAAATTTCCCTTAACATTCATATAAAAACGGATAGTAGTTTCAAGATTTTCCCTGCTATCAATGCCCATCTTAGAAAGTATTTGTATTGCAGTATATCCATTAACCAACGCAGCAGTATAATATCCACTCGTTATGGGAAATATTTCCATTGCGTCTCCACAAAGACGGATAGCAGTTTCAAGGTTTTCCCTGCTATCAATACCCATTTCTGCAAGCATAAGACAGACACCAGCATTATTCCCTAATGCACTTTTTAATCTTTCTTTATTATTTCCACAGAGAGAAATAAATAAACTATAATAAAATTTACTTAGAAGACAACTATTTATCTTATCGATTTCGTTTGAAGCCCTTTTCAAGAAAAATTGCCCTTTGTTTCCAAGAGTATTAACTAATCTGTCCATTTTTTGTGAACTAAATTGATGCGATATGTAAACAATTCGCGAAAATTCTTCTTTAGTAAAGCCAACTATTACATCAGCAGGAAGATCATAAATGGTTTTAGCAAACAATCTTTTGTCATTATTTGCTAAAGATGACTCAAACTGATGCAGGAAGGCTTCTTTCTCCATGTAAAATGATATATACTGATTATTTTTAAGTTTTGTCAAATAATTTGACAGAAAAATCTGGAAAATGTTAATTTTTTAAAATAAAATTTAAACTATTTTAAATCTTTATCAAACCAGTTCTCTTCCAACCTTTCCTCCCTCTCCCCCTGCCTATCGCTCGCATAAGCCTCATACTCTCCGCTTTCCCTATCAAAAACGAACCTGTAAACCTTCTTGAAATAAGCCCAGTACTTAACATACGGATTTCTGGCATCGCTCAGCGTGACAGTTACCGAGCCGTTTTCTTCCGAAACGCTGTAGACAGGATAATCGATTTCCTGGGGAAGGGCTGTGCTGTAGAGTTTTCCGGCTCTTTCGGCATAGGCAACGGCATCGGGAACGTCGCCGGTCACGTTAATTTTTTCGATATAATCACTTCTTTCGATGCCTGACCAGTAGCTCACTTCCATGATTTTGTAATGAGTGGCGTTATAAGGGTATGCGGTAATGAACTTCCCAAAGGATGAGGGGTAGGTATTCTGATAACTGATTTTTGCGCCTTCCGCGCTAGAAATATAATTCACAAGAAATAGTTTTGCCGCAGGCAGGACTGCAACAAGCCAGATTACAAGCACGACTGCGAGGGTTGTATAGAATTTGCTACGGTTGTTCGTGACAAAGGCACAGAAATTCTCGAATTTCCCGTTCCATTTTCCCCGGTTTTTCAGGTAGCTCACGAGTACTATAAAAACGGGCAGCAGGGGAATGAGGTTTGCCAACGGGTCGAAAAAGTGAACGGCTCCGAGGGTGGATGTTTCAGT
This region of Methanosarcina flavescens genomic DNA includes:
- the gyrA gene encoding DNA gyrase subunit A; its protein translation is MANDQKENKSESKSESEMKKFYQSTLIPDEQDEEPEAEEQETAPYSIPEELDENAEITLPDPVPEEPKNGEPEDEEPEPERVGVTSILIDDEMKRSYINYAMSVIVGRALPDARDGLKPVHRRILFAMKEAGITYDKPYKKSARVVGDVLGKYHPHGDSAVYDSIVRMVQDFSLRYPLIDGQGNFGSIDGDSAAAMRYTEIRMDKIAEEMLADIDKKTVPFRPNYDGSLEEPEVLPAKLPNLLINGSTGIAVGMATNMAPHNLGEVIDGALMLIENPAATVPELMTVVKGPDFPTGANIIGTAGIKSAYMTGRGTVKVRAVADIQELKKDRQQIIVTEIPYQVNKAKMIENIAQLVREKTIVGISDLRDESDREGIRVVIELSRGTNPKVVLNQLYKHTQMETTFGIINLALVDGKPKELNLKELLEIYLEYRMEIIQKRTLYDLRKSEERAHILEGLKIALDNIDAVVALIKGSANADEAKRGLMENFALDEIQSKAILDMRLQRLTGLETQKVIEELESLKKLIGELEKIIERDELKYEIIRNELLELREKYSDARRTKIVPATAEVREEDLIHEEEVVVTITNGGYIKRLPLSTYTMQRRGGRGIIGMEMKEEDFVENLFIASTHDYILFFTNLGRIYWQKVYEIPEGSRQSRGKAIVNLLELQEGEMINAMIPVKEFDENHFLLMATRAGIIKKTSLSEFRNPRKAGIIAVTLDEGDELVKVLLTDGKKEVVMVSRKGKAIRFSEEDVRPMGRTARGVRGMTLDGPDDEVVSVDLVDENATLLTVTENGFGKRTEYSQYPLHRRGGKGVKTIVTSARNGPVSRVRSVAQDDELIFTSADGIIIRIPVKDISIQGRNTQGVRLINLKSGDTVAGVARIQNGKAEEELKLKATRARQAAEAASAGNETDPQEDEDEEDFEEPEEFEDLEAADEEAEETENVDEDETEEVEED
- a CDS encoding Clp protease N-terminal domain-containing protein codes for the protein MEKEAFLHQFESSLANNDKRLFAKTIYDLPADVIVGFTKEEFSRIVYISHQFSSQKMDRLVNTLGNKGQFFLKRASNEIDKINSCLLSKFYYSLFISLCGNNKERLKSALGNNAGVCLMLAEMGIDSRENLETAIRLCGDAMEIFPITSGYYTAALVNGYTAIQILSKMGIDSRENLETTIRFYMNVKGNFPKKSTSYADVLIKEGDARIKLAEMGIDSKENLETSIHLYDNARKNFPEKSINYADTLMKEGNTRIKLAEMGIDSINNLETAIRLYMEGREIFPKTSTEYVRLLFNEGTARHALAENGIDSKENLETAVRIFGDAREYFPKTSVDYAFSLINEGNARQILAEMGIDNRENLETAVHLYGEARKIVTKTSTEYAHSLMSEGSARQRLADMGIDSKENLETAIRFYIDSREIFPKTSSEYASSLTNEGNARLKLADMGIDSRENLEASVRLSCDARRIFPKTSASYAGALMNEGNARQILAEMGIDSRKNLETSIRFYKEARETFPKTSIDYARSLVAEGSARQTLALTGTNIKENLETVITLCCDSRNILSPISIDYAHALTNEGSARQTLALMGIDSKENLETAISLYGDAREIFTKTSASYALALMNEGAARQRLADMGIDNRENLETSVNLYGNAREIFTKTSADYARALMNEGNARKTLSEMGINSKDNFEKSKELYLQSISILEELGDGWAYSISLLNFNNLLKENFYKTGEKKYLEEWEKSLGDIEEKIKDRDIRYKELLLARIYEIRASLFEFEEDIGVSNAALEYYKAYEISHNVFYKFMKDFCQARIVKPSIFCKLVSDWKEIEKEGIFLDYYDYAVFECHLENALKSTINEEDELKLAVEKLREIRDRTQIKIIKDRVSAYIHLLQALIDCFNKDSYREAAENVKEGCKIFREYGDKQGQQMCEIFHNAVVRERDPDAWQEIIRNREFSSNFYSLLCEYSDRKRANLGFYRFDQVHEMLGAVSKDIEQVKDISTRTESKVDEIKSDLEDIKDKIDYVTISLKPGIKEEVEISVGAEYLGTGAKHIITISLQDISYSELKEDLEKIAGNRINRLSDIPPKLANTIKAYLLRHGKENILEKLA
- a CDS encoding metal-dependent hydrolase — translated: MVNTLSHLGIGFLIALALGFKGKKRNEVAFMSILPDLDFIPYAVFALIAGSISHEARNQLFYLFGHREFMHSILFILLVTLLIWLKTKDHLFTVAGLAAILSHVYLDYATSWKMRPFYPFSTETSTLGAVHFFDPLANLIPLLPVFIVLVSYLKNRGKWNGKFENFCAFVTNNRSKFYTTLAVVLVIWLVAVLPAAKLFLVNYISSAEGAKISYQNTYPSSFGKFITAYPYNATHYKIMEVSYWSGIERSDYIEKINVTGDVPDAVAYAERAGKLYSTALPQEIDYPVYSVSEENGSVTVTLSDARNPYVKYWAYFKKVYRFVFDRESGEYEAYASDRQGEREERLEENWFDKDLK